TGTTGCGGGTAACTCATGCCATTATTTTTGATCATTTGATAGGCTTGATCAATTTCTGACTGATGTTGATACACAAATTTACCAAACGCTTCATAGGACGTATCTGCTTGATGATCTGTTCCAAAACACAACGAATTACACTGTAACGCTTGCAGTAATTTAATCCCGCCTTTAGCGAAATAATCGGCCGATTGCACTGAATAAGCAAACGGTAGTTCAATCACTACATCAACACCATGATTCAATGCTTCTTTTGCCCGTGTCCATTTATCAATAATAGCTGGTTCTCCTCGCTGTAAAAAATTCCCGCTCATCACAGCAATAACAACTTCTGCACCACTTAATTCTCGTGCCATTTTGGCATGGTACTGATGGCCATTATGAAAAGGATTGTATTCAACAATAATGCCACAGCTTTTCATACTCATTCTCCTTTAGATGTAACGTTTCTATTTAAATTCTACCATATTCTAAACAAAAAAAGTGGGTGGGACATAACTCTTCGAGTCATATCCCACCCACGTGAAATCCGAATAAACGGTGGGAGCAGAAGCAATCCCTTCGGAAATAAGCTGAAATTCACAAAAATTTGAAGAGCAATTTTCGTTAATTCCTTCTTATTTCTCGGGATTAAACACTTCTGTCCCATCCTCCACTCATTTTTGCTTCCTATTTTTGGTTACTTCTTACAAACAAAAAACCAGCGTTTGCTTTCTTCTGTCGGTGCTTCATCTGTGAAATCTGCATAAACTTCAACATCCATAAAACCAGCACTTTCCAACATCATTAAGTAATTTTCCATCGTATACGTTCGTTCTTGATGCAATTCATCTTGACGAATAAACACATCATCTTTTTCATGTTCTTTCACAAAGAATGTCAGAAAATGCTCAATACTATGTTCTTTTTCGCCAGGATAGCTATCCCACAAAAAGGCAAATTCTTCTGTCTGATAATGATAGCTGTATTCTGGAAATACTTTATCTACTTGATAAATCGAGTGTACATCAAAAATAAAGACACCGTCATCCTCTAATGCTTGATACACATCATCAAATACTTGTTGGACTTCCTGGCGATTCGCCATGTAGCATAATGAATCAGAAAAACATGTAATTGCATGATATTGACCCATTTCAGATAAGTCCATCATATTCCCTTGAACAAACTGCACATGCACCTCTTCTTCAGCGGCACGTTTACTTGCCATCATCAGCATTTCTTCGGATAAATCCAATGCAGTAACAGTAAAACCTGCCTTAGCAAAATTAACTGCTAACGCCCCAGTTCCACAAGCCATTTCTAAAACGTCCATTTTTCCTTTTGGCAAATGACGCTTTGAAAATTCTAACCATTGATCATACAAGCTATCATCCATGACTTCATCATAAACAAAAGCAAATGTTTCGTATGCCATATTACTCGACCCAAGCGTGAAGATCAACCATTGGTGCGTCTGACCAAAGTTTTTCTAAGTTATAGAATGAACGTTCAGACGATTGAAATACATGAACGATGACATCTCCTAAATCGATCAATATCCACTTACCGCCATCTTTTCCTTCTACTCTTTTCACTTCTACTTTTGCTTCTTCTTCTTTTTCAATAATTTCATCCACAATGGCATTGATTTGACGTTCACTCGTTGCTTGGCAAATCATGAAGTAATCAGCTAAAAGTGATATCTCATGCACATCTAAAGCGACAATTTCTTCTGCTCGTTTGGAATCAGCTGCTTTTACAGCGATTTCTAAAATCTTTTGACTATCTATGATCGTTTCCTCCTAATTTTAAAAGCTCAACAGGCTTTATCAGTTCTTTCCTACTACCCAATAATTATATGTTTCAATCGTTTTAGGGTAAATTTTTTGTTCTTGTTCAATAAGATGCATCAATGTATGTTTTGTTTCATAAGCAACAGCCTCATCTAAATCAACTAATGCAATGTCACGGGCTTCTTTTACACCTGGAAAATGTCTTCCTGGTTCAATATAATCAGCAACGTAGATAATTTTATCCAGTAGACTCATCTTGGCAGCACCAGTTGTATGAAGACGAATTGCTTGTAAAATTTCTTCATCATCAATTTTAAGTTCTCTTTGAACCATACTAGCACCCACTAAACCGTGCCAAATCGCATTGCCATAATTTAGTAACTCTGGATCATACCCATCTCGTTTGATGATCAATTCAAATTCTTCATCGGGGCGTTCTTTGGCATAATCATGAGTTAGTGCTGCAATACTTGCCTTTTCTTCAGAAGCACCATATTTAGCAGCAAGTGCTATCGCCATTTCCTCTACCCCTAAAACATGCTTAAATCGCCGTTCACTCATATGCATCTGAACTTTCTGCATTAATTCTTCCCGTTTAAACGTGGTGTATTTTCCGCTAAAATCCATCTACATACAGCTCCTTTTCTTCTATATAGTGTATCACACTATCAGGCAGTAAGTAGCGCGTTGAGCAACCATTTTTGACTTTTTGCCGAATCATTGTTGAGCTGATATCCATTTGTGGAACGTCCACCCAAATAATTGGGTAAGGTGTAATTGTTCCATAGTTTGGACGGCGAATACCTACAAAGCTTGTTAAGGTCAGCAACTCATCTATTTTATACCACTTTGGCAAATATTCTACCATATCTCCGCCGATGATAAAATAGTAATCGGTATCAGGATTATTTTGAGTTAATGTTTTCATTGTGTCATAGGTATAACTTTTCCCTTTTCGTAACAATTCAATTGGCTCTACCGCCAAATGTCTATTATCAGCAATCGCTAATTCTAACATTGCTAAACGGTGCTCACTATCAATGGTCTTTTTTTCATCTACATGAGGCGGTAAATAAGTAGGCATCAAATAGACTTTATCAAGGCCAAGTTGCTGTTGCACTTGGTCAGCCATGACTAAATGCGCCAAATGAACCGGATTAAAATTACCGCCTAATATCCCTACCTGTTTACGCTTTTGAAAAAGCTTAGCTTCTTCAACAATTACTTGTGCTTTTAATGCAGCATTCGTATTTGTCCTCATTTTTTCTTACCTCCAAGTTTTAAATTGCTTTAACTTCTTTAGAGATCTTTTGGTATTTTTCTTTTGATGATGGTTTAAATAAAACCAACACACGACCGATAATTTGAACGATATCACAATGAATTTCGGCCTTCAGTGCGTCAGCTACATCTTCTGCAATTTCATCGGTATTTTGTAGTAATGTGACTTTAATCAATTCGCGTTTTTCCAACGCTTCATTGATTTGAACGATCATCGCAGCATTCAAACCACCTTTTCCAATTTGAAAAATCGGTTGTAGATGGTGTGCTTGACTACGTAAATAACGCTTTTGTTTTCCTCTTAATTCCACTAATTTTCCTTCTCTCTTATCGCTTATAATTAAATCAACGCTTTTCTTTTCAAAACATCTACACCTTTTGGCGCCCATCCAGCAACGACACATGGATCAGTTACAGTAATCCAGCCAAGTCCAGCAAACACAATATCTGTCTTTTCCTTGATTGAAAACTCAAATCGGACAAGTTCTGGAAATTCAGCTACTTCATCTGGACGAGGTGGCTGCAACAAACCTCCAACATGTTTTTCATAAAATGCATCAGCTGTAGCTAATTTTGTTCGATGAATCATTAAATCATTTGATACATATGCGATAAACGAGCTGCGCTCTCCTTGTATAAAATCAAAACGCGCCAACCCACCTAAAAACAATGTTTGCTCAGGATTTAACTGATAAACTTTCGGCTTGATTTCTTTTTGAGGTGCTATGATCTTTAAATCTTTTTTTCCAAGATAATGTGCCATCTGATGACGATGAATAATCCCTGGTGTATCAATCAAGAAGTGACCATCATCTAGCGGAATTTCAATTTTATCCAATGTTGTTCCAGGAAATTGGGAAGTTGTAATTACATCTTGAACGCCAGCCGTTTGTTTAATGATTTGATTGATTAGTGTTGATTTACCAACATTTGTTACACCTACTACATAAACATCTTTACCTTCGCGATACTTTTCGATGGTATCAAGCAAAGCTTCCATTTCTTGAGGTTTCTTGGCACTAGTCAATAATACATCAACTGGACGTAAACCTTCTTCGTGCGCACGTTCTTTCATCCATTGAATCATTTTAGGTTTCTTTAATGATTTAGGTAAAATGTCGACTTTATTTCCTACCATCAAAACAGGGTTATTTCCGATAAAACGATGCAATCCCGGAATCAATGAACCGTTGAAATCAAAAATATCAATAACATTTACAATCAAGGCATCTTCTTTTCCTAATTCATTCAACAAACGTAAAAAGTCATCGTCCGTCAATTGAACATCTTGAATGTCATTATAATGTCTCAAACGAAAACAGCGTTGGCAATAAACCTCCCCTGTCTCCATCCCTTTTTCAAACGCAGCCTTTGGCGTATAGCCTAATTCCTCTTTATGCTCTGTTTGAATGACTGCACCGCAGCCAATACATTGAATTGCTTCGTGTTCACTCATTCTAGTCCGCCTTTCCATATCATATCTGGATGTTTCTTTGCCAAATGTTTCATAATTTTTCGCTCAAAAAAACGATTAATTCTTGTA
The DNA window shown above is from Enterococcus sp. 4G2_DIV0659 and carries:
- a CDS encoding class I SAM-dependent DNA methyltransferase; translated protein: MAYETFAFVYDEVMDDSLYDQWLEFSKRHLPKGKMDVLEMACGTGALAVNFAKAGFTVTALDLSEEMLMMASKRAAEEEVHVQFVQGNMMDLSEMGQYHAITCFSDSLCYMANRQEVQQVFDDVYQALEDDGVFIFDVHSIYQVDKVFPEYSYHYQTEEFAFLWDSYPGEKEHSIEHFLTFFVKEHEKDDVFIRQDELHQERTYTMENYLMMLESAGFMDVEVYADFTDEAPTEESKRWFFVCKK
- the rsfS gene encoding ribosome silencing factor — translated: MLEIAVKAADSKRAEEIVALDVHEISLLADYFMICQATSERQINAIVDEIIEKEEEAKVEVKRVEGKDGGKWILIDLGDVIVHVFQSSERSFYNLEKLWSDAPMVDLHAWVE
- the yqeK gene encoding bis(5'-nucleosyl)-tetraphosphatase (symmetrical) YqeK, which produces MDFSGKYTTFKREELMQKVQMHMSERRFKHVLGVEEMAIALAAKYGASEEKASIAALTHDYAKERPDEEFELIIKRDGYDPELLNYGNAIWHGLVGASMVQRELKIDDEEILQAIRLHTTGAAKMSLLDKIIYVADYIEPGRHFPGVKEARDIALVDLDEAVAYETKHTLMHLIEQEQKIYPKTIETYNYWVVGKN
- a CDS encoding nicotinate-nucleotide adenylyltransferase, yielding MRTNTNAALKAQVIVEEAKLFQKRKQVGILGGNFNPVHLAHLVMADQVQQQLGLDKVYLMPTYLPPHVDEKKTIDSEHRLAMLELAIADNRHLAVEPIELLRKGKSYTYDTMKTLTQNNPDTDYYFIIGGDMVEYLPKWYKIDELLTLTSFVGIRRPNYGTITPYPIIWVDVPQMDISSTMIRQKVKNGCSTRYLLPDSVIHYIEEKELYVDGF
- the yhbY gene encoding ribosome assembly RNA-binding protein YhbY, translating into MELRGKQKRYLRSQAHHLQPIFQIGKGGLNAAMIVQINEALEKRELIKVTLLQNTDEIAEDVADALKAEIHCDIVQIIGRVLVLFKPSSKEKYQKISKEVKAI
- the yqeH gene encoding ribosome biogenesis GTPase YqeH; its protein translation is MSEHEAIQCIGCGAVIQTEHKEELGYTPKAAFEKGMETGEVYCQRCFRLRHYNDIQDVQLTDDDFLRLLNELGKEDALIVNVIDIFDFNGSLIPGLHRFIGNNPVLMVGNKVDILPKSLKKPKMIQWMKERAHEEGLRPVDVLLTSAKKPQEMEALLDTIEKYREGKDVYVVGVTNVGKSTLINQIIKQTAGVQDVITTSQFPGTTLDKIEIPLDDGHFLIDTPGIIHRHQMAHYLGKKDLKIIAPQKEIKPKVYQLNPEQTLFLGGLARFDFIQGERSSFIAYVSNDLMIHRTKLATADAFYEKHVGGLLQPPRPDEVAEFPELVRFEFSIKEKTDIVFAGLGWITVTDPCVVAGWAPKGVDVLKRKALI